One stretch of Leadbetterella byssophila DSM 17132 DNA includes these proteins:
- a CDS encoding TatD family hydrolase → MIETHAHIYDESFDEDRALIVSRAKELGIQEIWMPNCSSETLKALYASEEQFPDACRPMMGLHPAYVNETYVEELKTAAAELEKREFIMIGEIGLDFYWDLTFVKEQEEAFMTQLEWAKKYNLPICIHSRNSKDNSWNAILRCCELIEEFNWPQLRGIFHCFSGNLEEAQRVIGLNFLLGIGGVATFKNGGIDKWLGEIDLKHLVLETDAPYLAPVPFRGKRNEPSYLQLVVKKLSEIYACSEDIIKAQTTENAKKLINEL, encoded by the coding sequence ATGATAGAAACGCACGCGCATATTTACGACGAAAGCTTTGACGAAGACCGAGCGCTGATCGTCAGTCGGGCAAAAGAACTAGGAATTCAGGAGATCTGGATGCCCAACTGCAGTTCAGAAACCCTCAAAGCCCTTTATGCTTCTGAAGAACAATTTCCAGATGCTTGTAGACCCATGATGGGGCTGCATCCTGCCTATGTAAACGAGACTTATGTAGAAGAGTTAAAAACGGCAGCAGCAGAACTTGAAAAGAGAGAGTTCATCATGATTGGGGAGATTGGCTTAGACTTCTATTGGGATTTGACTTTCGTAAAAGAACAGGAAGAAGCCTTTATGACCCAATTAGAATGGGCAAAAAAATACAATCTCCCTATCTGTATACATTCTCGGAATTCTAAGGACAATTCCTGGAATGCCATCCTGCGATGTTGCGAACTGATCGAAGAATTCAATTGGCCGCAACTAAGAGGAATCTTCCACTGCTTCTCGGGAAATCTGGAGGAAGCTCAAAGGGTCATTGGCCTTAACTTCTTATTAGGTATCGGAGGAGTAGCCACTTTTAAAAATGGGGGGATTGACAAATGGCTAGGGGAAATAGACTTAAAACACCTGGTACTTGAAACAGATGCTCCCTACCTAGCACCGGTACCTTTCAGAGGAAAAAGAAATGAGCCTTCCTATCTTCAATTAGTGGTAAAAAAGCTAAGTGAAATCTATGCTTGCTCAGAGGACATCATTAAGGCCCAAACCACAGAAAATGCCAAGAAACTGATAAATGAATTATAG
- a CDS encoding Gfo/Idh/MocA family protein has translation MNRRNFIQTTVAGSTLPFIGNAMHNDKPKQDKVRLGFIGVGLRGRNHLTVAINSDDVEVVAICDIDPDAIAKSQSMIKKAGRKEAVAYSKNEVDYKNLLKRDDIDGVVISTPWELHVPMSVDAMKAGKYTAVEVSATVTLQESWDLVDTFEATGSHCMILENVCYRRDVMAVLNMIRKGLFGDIQYGHCGYQHDLREVKFNDGKQAYGGGVEFGEKGFSEAKWRTQHSIDRNGDLYPTHGLGPVAHWMNINRGNKFNFLTSMATSSKGLHKYIVDKGGQDHPNAKVKFKLGDIVTTNIQCENGENIVIIHDTNLPRPYSLGFRAQGTEGIWMDDNKSIYLEGKSPAHRWEPFEKYQKEYDHPLWKKFEENAKNAGHGGIDYFVMRAFIESIKRRVAPPMDVYDAAAWSAISPLSELSIARGSSPVEIPDFTRGKWKTNKPIFGLNDAY, from the coding sequence ATGAATAGGAGAAACTTCATCCAGACTACCGTGGCCGGTTCCACTTTGCCGTTCATTGGTAATGCTATGCACAACGACAAACCCAAACAAGACAAGGTTAGATTAGGATTCATCGGAGTAGGACTTCGTGGAAGGAACCACCTTACTGTAGCCATCAACAGTGATGACGTAGAGGTAGTGGCTATTTGCGATATAGATCCGGACGCAATTGCCAAATCTCAATCCATGATCAAAAAGGCAGGAAGAAAGGAGGCCGTGGCGTACTCTAAAAACGAGGTGGATTATAAGAACCTTTTAAAACGTGACGACATAGACGGAGTAGTGATATCTACCCCATGGGAACTGCATGTGCCTATGAGTGTGGATGCCATGAAAGCGGGAAAATATACAGCGGTGGAGGTTTCTGCTACGGTAACATTGCAAGAATCCTGGGACTTGGTAGATACTTTTGAAGCTACTGGTTCTCACTGCATGATCTTAGAGAACGTATGTTACAGGAGGGATGTAATGGCTGTTCTGAATATGATCAGGAAGGGTTTGTTTGGAGATATCCAATATGGACACTGCGGTTACCAGCATGATCTTCGTGAGGTGAAGTTTAATGATGGTAAACAAGCTTACGGTGGTGGTGTAGAATTTGGAGAGAAAGGTTTTTCCGAAGCTAAATGGAGAACTCAACACTCTATAGATAGAAACGGGGATCTTTATCCTACACATGGATTAGGACCTGTAGCGCACTGGATGAACATCAACAGGGGAAATAAATTCAATTTCCTAACTTCGATGGCCACCAGTTCAAAGGGGCTACATAAATATATCGTAGATAAGGGAGGTCAAGATCATCCTAATGCAAAGGTTAAGTTTAAGTTGGGAGATATCGTAACCACCAATATCCAATGTGAGAATGGAGAGAATATCGTGATCATTCATGATACTAATTTGCCTCGTCCTTACTCTTTAGGCTTCAGAGCTCAGGGCACAGAAGGAATCTGGATGGACGATAATAAGTCCATTTATTTAGAAGGCAAAAGTCCTGCTCACCGTTGGGAGCCTTTTGAAAAATATCAGAAGGAATATGATCATCCTTTGTGGAAGAAGTTTGAGGAGAATGCGAAGAATGCAGGACATGGTGGCATAGATTACTTCGTAATGCGTGCATTTATTGAAAGTATCAAACGTAGGGTGGCACCACCTATGGACGTATATGATGCTGCGGCTTGGTCTGCAATCAGTCCTTTATCAGAATTGTCAATAGCCAGAGGTAGTTCTCCGGTAGAAATCCCGGACTTTACTCGAGGTAAATGGAAGACGAATAAGCCCATATTTGGATTGAATGATGCCTATTAA
- a CDS encoding GNAT family N-acetyltransferase, translating to MMPINYRTADIKDLAGIVEIYNSTIPSRLVTAHLEPVSVESRVDWFRSHTPEKYPLWVIESEGKMLGWLGFQPFHPRPAYAPTAEISLYLAPSARGKGLGYQSLQFALEKAPEFGIQTLIGLIFAHNEPSIRLFEKAGFEEWGYLPRIAHMDGIRRGLKYFGKELI from the coding sequence ATGATGCCTATTAATTATAGAACGGCTGATATCAAGGATTTAGCGGGGATAGTGGAAATTTATAATTCCACTATCCCTTCTCGTTTGGTTACAGCCCATTTGGAACCTGTGAGTGTGGAAAGTAGGGTGGATTGGTTCCGTTCTCATACCCCGGAAAAGTATCCTCTTTGGGTCATAGAAAGTGAAGGTAAGATGTTAGGATGGTTAGGCTTTCAGCCTTTTCATCCTAGACCTGCATACGCCCCTACCGCTGAGATTAGCTTGTATTTGGCACCTTCTGCCAGAGGTAAGGGTTTAGGTTACCAGAGCTTACAATTTGCCCTTGAAAAAGCACCAGAATTTGGAATACAAACCTTGATAGGCTTGATATTTGCGCATAATGAACCTAGTATTCGTTTGTTCGAAAAGGCCGGTTTTGAGGAATGGGGATACCTCCCTAGAATTGCTCATATGGATGGAATTCGCAGGGGGTTGAAGTATTTTGGAAAGGAATTAATATAA
- a CDS encoding YeiH family protein translates to MKENRLRFSEDWVVVIAGFILIFAILFGLKVDSPTYKWASWSELVGKVLSAGNLVKMVWQCLQVTVVGIVAMILLGKPWRSFVQGFILIFVLSVLAQVMAGNALVQEYNLEAVIFSLLIGLVINNFFGVPQILRDSMQSELFVKIGLVMLGTTIIFGDILKAGALGLVQALVVVLSVWYFAFWLCKRMKIDKEMSLMISSAVSICGVSAAIATSGAIKGDGKKLSYVISLVLITAVPMMIFMPYIAEYFNLSQAVTGAWLGGSIDTTGAVVASGSLVGEEALEISTIIKFSQNVLLGLAAFAISVYWSVTQAKEKEERPTLGVIWDRFPKFVIGFLAASLLFSFVLSPESVASYKGGIKSLQGVWFSLAFVSIGLETNFKQLFAQENKKPLVAFLGAQTFNVIITLIMALILFS, encoded by the coding sequence ATGAAAGAAAATAGACTTAGATTTAGTGAAGACTGGGTAGTAGTGATAGCAGGGTTTATCCTCATTTTTGCTATCCTTTTCGGGCTTAAAGTTGATTCTCCAACTTACAAATGGGCCTCTTGGTCCGAATTAGTGGGGAAAGTACTGAGTGCAGGTAATTTGGTCAAGATGGTTTGGCAATGTTTGCAAGTCACTGTGGTGGGTATTGTAGCTATGATTCTATTAGGGAAGCCATGGAGGTCTTTCGTCCAAGGTTTTATTTTGATATTTGTTTTGTCAGTCTTAGCACAAGTGATGGCTGGTAATGCTTTGGTTCAAGAATACAATCTAGAAGCTGTGATCTTTAGTTTGTTGATCGGTTTAGTTATCAATAACTTTTTCGGGGTTCCACAAATTCTGAGGGATAGTATGCAGAGTGAGTTGTTTGTGAAGATAGGATTAGTAATGCTAGGAACCACTATCATATTTGGAGATATCTTAAAGGCAGGTGCATTAGGTTTGGTACAAGCATTGGTGGTAGTGCTTTCGGTCTGGTATTTTGCTTTTTGGTTGTGTAAAAGAATGAAGATCGACAAAGAGATGTCTTTGATGATCAGTAGTGCAGTGTCCATTTGCGGAGTATCGGCGGCTATAGCTACTTCCGGAGCCATTAAAGGGGATGGTAAGAAACTTTCTTATGTGATCTCTTTGGTCCTGATCACTGCTGTGCCCATGATGATCTTTATGCCTTATATCGCTGAATACTTTAATTTATCCCAGGCCGTTACGGGTGCTTGGCTAGGCGGTAGTATAGATACAACAGGTGCGGTGGTGGCTTCTGGTTCTTTGGTGGGAGAAGAGGCTTTGGAGATCAGTACCATTATCAAGTTTTCTCAAAACGTATTGTTAGGTCTAGCCGCTTTTGCCATAAGTGTGTATTGGTCAGTTACTCAAGCCAAAGAGAAGGAGGAGAGACCCACTTTAGGTGTGATTTGGGATAGGTTCCCGAAGTTTGTCATCGGATTTTTAGCGGCTTCTTTATTGTTTTCCTTCGTATTATCGCCGGAATCTGTGGCTAGCTATAAAGGGGGTATTAAAAGCTTACAAGGGGTTTGGTTCTCTTTGGCATTTGTGAGTATAGGTCTTGAGACAAACTTCAAGCAACTGTTTGCTCAGGAAAATAAAAAACCTTTAGTAGCTTTTTTAGGGGCTCAAACCTTTAATGTCATCATCACCTTGATCATGGCCCTGATCTTATTCTCCTGA
- a CDS encoding ligand-binding sensor domain-containing protein — MNNSKVFNNFFLFIVPHYSWSTEPFRHFTFEDGLPTNNIITFTQDYDGFKWVGTVRGISPFDGKRFRTYMFEPNGVNHAFIASLYTDKAGRIGEGNPQGVLLYNTDLDRFEHVRYKGELLGHTYAFVEDDAGGLWIGGDKGLYYRKASGQIEKIPFHTTGKHIKALVREADGKLWMGTDAGLILLDKGNVSTFLPFPAGPMHRNWIQALHSDANGDIWVGLHGEGLPKFEVRQKRFTFYPNVVHPVVRCITPDRNGRLWIGTLGGISIMDPQSGRMASILQNPEDPYRLSSNAIYGIFMDQVGSMWVASYFGGINLREAYGTPFRVLAYGALHSKVVTGMVQVKEHELWIATDGGGLHRWNKKEGTLRVLKHSDKDPNSLSSNFIKTLYKDKDGFLWIGTYKGGINVLRADEHSFSHFRPNHSTTAINEVTCFAEDERGHLYVTANSGVTKYKKNGGVLSDSTLIDRPATGYNLFLFKDSKKRIWVTGANSLGYYLDGKPIKVDSTHYFT, encoded by the coding sequence TTGAATAATAGCAAGGTATTTAATAATTTTTTTCTGTTTATCGTGCCCCATTATTCATGGAGTACCGAGCCATTTCGCCATTTTACTTTTGAAGACGGTCTTCCCACTAACAACATTATTACTTTTACTCAGGATTATGATGGTTTCAAGTGGGTAGGTACGGTTAGAGGAATTTCGCCATTTGATGGAAAGCGTTTCCGCACCTATATGTTCGAACCAAATGGGGTAAATCATGCCTTCATAGCAAGCTTATATACGGATAAAGCAGGTAGAATAGGGGAGGGAAATCCTCAGGGCGTACTCTTGTACAACACTGATCTAGACAGGTTTGAACATGTTCGTTATAAGGGGGAGCTTTTGGGGCATACTTATGCATTTGTGGAAGATGATGCAGGTGGTTTATGGATAGGAGGAGATAAAGGACTTTACTATAGAAAGGCCTCAGGCCAAATCGAAAAGATCCCCTTTCATACTACGGGTAAGCATATAAAGGCTTTAGTTAGGGAGGCGGATGGAAAGCTCTGGATGGGCACAGACGCTGGTCTCATTTTATTAGACAAAGGGAATGTTAGTACCTTTCTCCCTTTTCCTGCAGGACCCATGCACCGCAATTGGATACAGGCTCTGCATAGTGATGCCAATGGAGATATATGGGTGGGTTTACATGGGGAGGGATTGCCAAAATTTGAAGTAAGGCAGAAAAGATTTACTTTTTATCCCAATGTAGTGCATCCGGTGGTTCGTTGCATTACTCCAGACAGGAATGGAAGATTGTGGATAGGTACACTGGGAGGAATTAGTATTATGGACCCACAGTCGGGGAGAATGGCAAGCATTTTGCAAAATCCGGAAGATCCATACCGTCTGAGTAGTAATGCCATCTATGGTATTTTTATGGATCAAGTGGGATCTATGTGGGTGGCTTCCTACTTTGGAGGTATAAATCTTAGGGAAGCTTACGGTACCCCCTTCCGTGTGTTGGCCTATGGAGCACTTCACTCGAAAGTGGTTACTGGAATGGTTCAAGTGAAGGAACATGAACTATGGATAGCCACAGATGGGGGAGGTCTGCATAGATGGAATAAAAAAGAGGGGACTCTACGTGTCTTGAAGCACTCTGATAAGGATCCCAATAGCCTCAGTTCTAATTTTATAAAAACTCTTTATAAGGACAAGGATGGTTTCCTGTGGATAGGAACGTATAAGGGAGGGATAAATGTACTTCGAGCAGATGAGCATAGTTTTTCACATTTTCGGCCCAACCATTCTACCACCGCCATTAATGAAGTAACCTGCTTTGCTGAAGATGAACGTGGACATCTTTATGTCACTGCGAATTCCGGAGTTACCAAGTATAAAAAGAATGGTGGGGTGTTATCAGATTCCACGCTAATTGATAGGCCGGCAACTGGGTATAATCTTTTCCTGTTTAAGGACTCAAAAAAGAGAATTTGGGTCACAGGGGCAAATAGCTTGGGGTATTATTTAGACGGTAAACCCATAAAAGTAGATTCCACACATTACTTCACGTGA
- a CDS encoding triple tyrosine motif-containing protein, which translates to MYTYEDGLAGTEFNYYSSFKDNQGLLYFGGLNGFTYFHPQDIKVNPIVPPLYFIQIRWKDSTLFFRSQTQSLSFSHDENTFSIDFALLNYIKPNKNQYRYRLKNYDQDWIDTFEPTAIYTNLPAGNYIFEVQGANNDGVWIEVEVLKFKVNPPFWKTWWAYTLYTLAILALISFILRYFFLKELFKREEKMSQAKLDFFTYPSHEIRTQ; encoded by the coding sequence ATGTATACGTACGAAGATGGATTAGCGGGGACAGAATTCAATTATTATTCTTCCTTTAAGGATAATCAGGGGCTTCTTTATTTCGGCGGATTAAATGGATTTACTTATTTCCACCCTCAGGATATCAAAGTAAATCCCATTGTCCCTCCTTTATACTTTATTCAAATTCGATGGAAGGACAGTACTCTTTTCTTTCGCTCCCAAACTCAATCCCTCTCCTTCTCGCACGATGAGAATACATTTTCAATAGACTTTGCATTACTTAATTACATCAAGCCAAATAAGAACCAATACAGATATAGATTAAAAAACTACGATCAAGACTGGATTGATACCTTTGAGCCAACTGCTATCTATACCAATTTACCCGCTGGGAATTATATTTTCGAAGTTCAAGGAGCAAATAACGATGGAGTATGGATTGAAGTGGAAGTCTTGAAGTTTAAAGTGAATCCCCCATTTTGGAAAACATGGTGGGCTTACACCCTGTATACATTGGCTATCTTAGCATTGATTAGCTTTATTTTGCGCTACTTCTTTCTTAAGGAACTTTTTAAAAGAGAGGAAAAAATGAGCCAGGCGAAGCTGGATTTCTTTACGTACCCTTCCCATGAAATCAGAACACAGTAG
- a CDS encoding ATP-binding response regulator codes for MNRIHFSYQLTSVEAVVDPRQLEKVFFNLISNAIKFTPAGGKVVVDMMLKQEAVEIRVKDSGRGIPEKDLNNVFAPFFQVGNHGNGHGIGLVLSKQIVEAHQGELVLESEEGKGTNAKVAFPCFALTEILGPVEEKSSKNKIHLLVVEDHSELRDLVAEALKDQYRVTACSNGRETLDLAVEVVPDLIISDAYNGRISTLSSP; via the coding sequence TTGAATAGGATTCATTTTTCTTATCAATTGACCTCAGTTGAGGCCGTGGTGGATCCCAGACAATTGGAAAAGGTCTTTTTTAATCTGATTTCAAACGCTATTAAGTTTACTCCTGCAGGTGGAAAGGTAGTTGTAGACATGATGCTTAAGCAGGAAGCCGTAGAAATTAGGGTTAAGGATAGTGGAAGGGGTATACCTGAGAAGGATTTGAATAACGTTTTTGCGCCCTTTTTTCAAGTAGGAAATCATGGAAACGGGCACGGGATAGGACTGGTGCTTTCTAAGCAGATTGTAGAAGCACATCAAGGAGAGTTAGTCTTAGAAAGTGAAGAAGGAAAAGGTACGAATGCGAAGGTTGCGTTTCCGTGTTTCGCTTTGACGGAGATCCTGGGTCCCGTTGAAGAGAAATCAAGCAAAAACAAGATCCATCTATTAGTGGTAGAGGATCATTCAGAATTGAGGGACTTGGTAGCGGAAGCTCTAAAAGATCAGTACCGTGTTACAGCCTGCTCAAACGGAAGAGAAACCTTAGATTTAGCGGTGGAAGTTGTGCCAGATTTGATTATTTCTGATGCCTATAATGGACGGATTTCAACTCTGTCAAGCCCTTAA
- a CDS encoding response regulator, whose amino-acid sequence MNDHIPVILLTAKSTTAEQVEGLGHGADLYLTKPFSQHVLQLSVRNMLSQKEKLRQKLNRDLAFLTLGGENKTAEVADTSFLHKLADEIRANLDDPHFNVDVLARKVGMSTPVLYKKVKA is encoded by the coding sequence ATGAACGATCATATTCCGGTGATCCTTCTTACGGCTAAAAGCACTACGGCTGAACAGGTGGAGGGTTTAGGGCATGGAGCAGATCTGTATTTAACTAAGCCATTTAGTCAACATGTACTTCAATTAAGCGTGAGGAATATGCTTAGTCAGAAGGAGAAATTACGACAAAAACTTAATCGGGATCTGGCATTTTTGACGCTTGGTGGAGAAAACAAAACGGCTGAGGTGGCGGATACCTCTTTTCTTCATAAACTGGCAGACGAAATTCGAGCCAATCTTGATGATCCTCATTTTAACGTAGATGTTCTGGCCCGAAAAGTAGGAATGAGTACCCCCGTCCTTTATAAAAAAGTGAAGGCTTGA
- a CDS encoding helix-turn-helix domain-containing protein translates to MSVNEFVKIQKFRKAAELLTQTSMSVFEVNLAVGFEDRKYFSKEFKKYFGVSPADFTSTKLVDSGAFE, encoded by the coding sequence ATGTCAGTGAATGAATTTGTGAAGATACAGAAGTTTAGAAAGGCTGCAGAACTACTTACACAGACTTCTATGAGCGTATTTGAAGTTAATTTGGCTGTAGGGTTTGAAGACCGAAAGTATTTCAGTAAAGAATTTAAAAAGTACTTTGGTGTATCTCCTGCTGACTTTACTTCAACGAAGCTCGTAGATTCCGGAGCCTTTGAATAA
- the rbfA gene encoding 30S ribosome-binding factor RbfA → MESKRQKQVARLIQKDLGEIFQREFRSLFAGNFVTITDVKVSPDLSVAKVYLSFLKNHNRESLLEEIKEQTKKIRGMFGMKAGKQLRIIPHFSFFIDDTAEYAQKIEELFANIHIPPAEEEEDS, encoded by the coding sequence ATGGAAAGTAAGCGGCAGAAGCAGGTGGCTCGCCTCATCCAAAAGGATTTAGGAGAGATTTTTCAAAGAGAGTTCCGCTCATTGTTTGCGGGAAATTTTGTAACCATCACGGATGTGAAGGTGTCTCCTGATTTGAGCGTAGCTAAAGTTTATTTGAGTTTTTTGAAGAACCATAATAGGGAAAGCCTATTGGAGGAAATTAAGGAGCAGACTAAAAAGATCAGAGGAATGTTTGGTATGAAAGCCGGTAAACAACTTCGGATCATTCCGCATTTTAGTTTCTTCATTGATGATACTGCAGAATATGCGCAGAAGATAGAAGAGTTATTTGCTAACATTCATATTCCGCCTGCTGAAGAAGAAGAAGATTCATGA